One genomic region from Phragmites australis chromosome 1, lpPhrAust1.1, whole genome shotgun sequence encodes:
- the LOC133919158 gene encoding protein REVERSION-TO-ETHYLENE SENSITIVITY1-like: MELGADFDDEDVSSDNGLHELWPIGEIDPKKARFPCCIVWTPLPVVSWLAPYIGHVGICWEDGAVLDFAGSNLVSVDNFAYGAVARYLQLDRKKCCFPVNLAAHVCKRSYNHAGVGTAISWDDALQSGMSHFQHKYYNLFTCNCYSFVANCLNRLSYNGSVEWNVLNVAALVWFHGQWVDKMSVVRSFFPFLIVTCIGILMAGWSFLIGMAAFSSLLIGWYVLTVYCVKSLVC; this comes from the exons ATGGAGCTTGGagctgattttgatgatgaagatgtcagTTCAGATAATGGACTGCATGAGTTGTGGCCAATTGGCGAGATAGATCCAAAGAAAGCAAGGTTCCCTTGTTGCATTGTCTGGACTCCTCTTCCTGTAGTTTCATGGCTTGCTCCTTACATAGGGCATGTTGGAATCTGTTGGGAGGATGGGGCTGTCTTGGATTTTGCCGGTTCAAATTTGGTGAGCGTGGATAATTTTGCTTATGGTGCTGTTGCAAGATACCTCCAGCTTGACAGAAAGAAG TGCTGCTTTCCTGTTAATCTTGCGGCACATGTGTGTAAGCGATCCTACAATCATGCTGGAGTTGGAACAGCAATCTCATGGGATGATGCTTTGCAGTCGGGCATGAGTCATTTCCAGCATAAGTACTACAATCTGTTCACCTGCAACTGCTACTCGTTTGTGGCAAACTGCCTGAACCGTCTCTCCTACAATGGCTCTGTTGAGTGGAATGTTCTGAATGTGGCAGCCCTTGTATGGTTTCATGGCCAATGGGTGGACAAAATGTCTGTTGTTCGGTCATTCTTTCCTTTCCTAATTGTGACATGCATCGGTATTTTGATGGCTGGCTGGTCTTTCCTAATAGGGATGGCAGCATTCTCGTCTCTATTGATTGGATGGTATGTTCTTACGGTATACTGTGTTAAGAGTTTGGTATGTTGA